Part of the Spea bombifrons isolate aSpeBom1 chromosome 3, aSpeBom1.2.pri, whole genome shotgun sequence genome, ctctcattcctGTCCACTCTCCCTCTCATACTTTCCAAATGTTTCCCTAACTTCCCCGCCGAACACTTTCCCCTTGCTTCCACTTCCGCATTTTCCTAATCTTCTCTCTTTGATTGTGTCTTTTttatcttcatccgcatctccgcggacataacctggcatgaATTTCTGCCAAAAGGCAGTGAGAGTGAGATTGAATTAAAAATGCTCCAGAATTATCATCTGAACGAAATGGGCGGGAGCGTAATtcattgtccaaaaatgaatgggccaaaaacgaaccaaaaaacaaattttcttGCAGTAATAAGGATTATTGTTCCACACAGTGTACAATCTGCCTCTTAAATATCAGCTCACCGATTTTATACCTAtcacattagaaaaaaataattagatcaATATTGATCGCAGCAAAAACACCTAAAACctaaaaagtttaataaatagcaaaaatctttttttatgttatgtatgatacaaaataaacagGCATTCTCACACCTCCTTCTACACGCTACTCAAACAATATAACATTAAATCTAAACCTGTTTTAGTTATCAGAACAGGTACTTCCCAATTTGAGATCCcaaatacagtgttttttttgtttttgttgtaatgaatttttttattaatcatttacatttttacataaattagtaAATCCTGCAGAAGGGTATTTTACGTAAAGTACGAACTCCTAATTTGTAGTTGTTAACGACAAGATTCCAGTAATGGAGGAGTATATTTCCATATCAAAGTACGGTTTGACACATTGGAAACAGACCTGGGGAAATGGGGTGGTGAGGCGACTGTGGTGGTTGTGGGGGTTAATAAGGGGTTTTAGGAGAGGGATAAGACTAGTCCTCCTCCTTTATACTGTCCATGAGAGAGTAGTCCTTCAGCAGGCAGCAGTAACGCAATGCTTGATTGTGGGTGAAAGTGCAAGTTATTCTATTGCCATGTGAAGTAGAGGAAACTCTCAGTCAGCACAATATAAAGGGGAGGAGAAGACGCGAGTCAGGAGACATCCATGCAACTTAACCCTTAACAGTGGAAGGTCTGCTTAGTGGTATTATGTGTTGCAGTTCCTCGCCACCGGCTCCAGCACGTGATAGGTTAACTCCCGTCTGCCACTCCCCACCAGTCTGTATGTAACAACAAAGCCAGTGCCCATTTCTTCCAGTGGGCTTGCTGTACCCTGACAGTGATGATGGGTGCCGGGGCTCTGCTACTGCTGGGTTTTGTCTGCCTGTGCAGCAGCGCGGTGACTGCTGAGGAAGAAGCGTCTGAGGCGTACGCAACGCCTGCGTTTTGTCGACACTATGAATGTCCCAAGTATAAAACGGTGAAGCAGTATGAGGTAAGATTTGGGGGGCATAgaagtttttttaatacattttatcaatCGGTGTAGCAATATGTAATCTTTGAAGTTACATGATAACGTTACAATCCACAATCTAAATATATTTCACTTAAAACACTGTTAAAAAGTTGCTACTTTGCTCTATAAACAACAATGCAATTCCACAACAAAAAACAGATATCACTATGGGATAAATGAATGGGATTGAATAACACCCagattatgtatataataatttgAACCCAATGTATGAAGACCAGTCTGATGAATTATAAATCTGAGCTTTACcgtatatgtaatgtatacagTCCAAATACCTGGGGGGAACACGTACCTCTCTCCCGAAAATAACAAGTAGCCTTCAATATTTCTGTAACATTCCTTAGAAATAGCAAATATAAGATACTGGTTTCAGTTGTGTTTCTTTTACTGTTCCTAAATGTTCTCCTCTGCCCGCTAATGTCCAGTAATAGGAAGGGCGGATATGTTTGAAGCCACAGTTTGAAGGTTAGTTGCAGTTTCATTTCACTAAAAGAGttgtgcattatgaagggtcaaccccCGTAAGCTTCTCTTGTAAAAagaagctggccctggataATGCATGGTTCATTTGATATTGCGTGTCAACTACATGTGTGATACATGCGGCAAAGTGGACACCAGGAGCCACGTACTGTCCCCTTTCAGTGAAAGAAAAGATTTCTGTTGCTGACCGGCAGATATCTCACCGGGTCCCAGAGACACATTGCACATTTAACAGCACGCTTGAGACTTCCATTAAAACCGCGTATTTACTGTTAACCGCAAGACctctttttaaatttattttttttataaagtaacGTTACGTACTGATCGCTGCGTTTAGATAATTAGGAGATAGGGTTCTTGCCTTCCAGGATTGCATTTTATCGCGGGATGCTCTAGAAATTTCTTGCGCATGACATTCAGGGGTTCAAAAAAGACCCCCACTCATGCATATGTCACTGCTATTGATTTGAattggagtgctttcctgctaatgattggctgcttcaagtagccaaaGTATGCTTTAGCTCTAGAGCTTCAGTTTAttcaccattttttattattgtttttcacAGGTAAATAATGCTTATATAGAATTTTGTTATGCATTTATCATTGGTGGGGCACTAAACTGTCCCGGTAACATTGCATTATACAGAGCCCACCATGTTCTTTATGCAGGACACGCTGCATTGTGAACTCCCTTACAGATGCCcccttaagtgaataaaccccatttgttatgttttaggATGCATATCACAATCTATATCAGCTTCATCAGGCCTTAGTCTCTGTcgcttctctttttttataataaaagggtttattcaccaaatagTTACAGTTCCAAGAATCTGGCTCTTCATCTTAGAACCTTAGACTGGAGTAAAAACCACAATATATGCCAGTGAGTGGGGTTTCATAGTTATCAAATTTGCACTATATAACAAATGATCTGCACTAATTATACATGTAAACtcattttaaatggttaaacacCAAGGGCTACAGAGTGCTCTGATAGGCATCTCTTGATTAGCTATATAATGTGATTAAGCACAATCACGCTTTTCTTCGACCTTTGAGCCCTGGCTTATAGATAGCTGGTAGTTGTGCAATTGTTTGACAAATATTTGAATTGATAATCAGTATATGCAGCGGAAAAAATAGACATTATTGCCCAGTGTCAGTTTAGAAAGTGTGCAAAATGTTCCTATCGTTATAGACACTAATGGACTAATTCCCTTGGTTGATGCAGGAAGCCATCTGTCGTAGATGTACGCCCTAGAATAATGCCATACATATACTGTTTGTGGACTAGGCACAACATATAAAGCATTgattaaatggacactccacactttaatgcatatggtagctgTGTCCCCTTTGAATTACCATTTGCTCCCCTTGCAAACATATGGAGGGATTCAGCAGAATCCACTGTAAAAACAAGCGGGCAAGCGCCAAAGAGAAAGCTGAGGTAAACGGGTGCAGGTAGGGTGAGGGAGCGAGCAAGCTAGTGTGTGGCAGAGTTAGGATGGAGTATTGTGAATGCATGTTagaatgtatgttagaatgagaatgtatgtataagtgtgtattaACATGAATgcgtatgtgagcatgaatgtgtaagtgtttgttagcatggatgtatagGTGTTTCAgggtcaaagatggcacagcagactgtttggggacatgCTGTTTTGGGGcgaagatggcacagacaagctgttttgggggcaatgTAGCACTCAgaactgtttgggggctaagatggcactgtgggacatgttgcttgtgaagttggcAAGCCccggggccctgtggtttctagttacacccctgcatACAGAgtatatgttttctttattgccGGTGCTAAATGGGATGCTGGACTGTCCGGCTGAAGCACACAACCTACATCAAAATGAAACAAGTTAGAGAAGAGGCATTTACATTTTCCATACACTCATCTTCACTTAAACCTCTTAGACTAGGGCACTCCTTTTACTGATTAACTTATGTTCTACTTGTtcagttaacaattaccacatACATAATATCTATTGAGCTTCCATAAACTTGCATAAAGAATTTCAAATGGTGCTAATTATtgcaaaaggaaatgtaaagatATTCTATAAACTCCAAAGTctatatgcatatacatatctataataCTGTATGCAATAAAAATGAATCCAAGATTAGATTAAAATTGATGGAACACCGCAGGGTGCATTCATTATAGATGTATTCCCATTAACATTTAAGGCAGATCACTGTACACTGACCACAACTTTGATACAGCCCCTGGAGATGACACATTTGACCTTGCTTGACCTTGCTTTACCTCTAACCCTAAACACAATGTCTTTCTGTGCAATTCTTTAGACTTTTGAAAAACGGTTATATGAACAATCCAGATGGGTGACAACTCAACTAGAGCTCGATTTCTTTGGCCTTGGAATCTATAAAAGTTTCCGACGATTGTTTGATTATATCAATGGACAGAACTCAGAAGGTTCGGTATCAGACCTTTTCTAATAATAGTCATTTTTACTTAAAGTGAATTTTATGTACCATCACGCATTCTTCCGCATCAAACAGGATGGTTTTACCTGACATAGTTCTAGGGTGTACAAATCTAAGTCACAACACAGACATTTATTTGGAAGAAATGCAAAACTTTCCTTTCTAGGGCCAAACTCTTCATTTTGACTCACAGAATATCTCAGAATATGTAGATGGGTCAGATAGGAAAAGAAGaaagtaaatataaatgtactaTTCCAAGCAGGTGTGGGTGATCTAATATGAAGGAATAACTTAAAAGTGTCTAGGTTAAGATAAGGGACTTTAGAATAAATGATTAAGCCTTTAAAATTGGGTTATCTATTAAAAATGATTGTATAGCAGAAAAACAtaaccagttttttttaaccagctcTGTTTCTCTTTAAGGCATAACAATTAAGATGGCCGTCCCTGTGCGGATATATGTTCCATTAATAAACCCATCGGATAAAAATGCCACCATGTCTTTCTTTGTGCCGTCAACACTGTCTACTCCACCCCAACCGTTGAGGGCAGATGTTTACCTTGAAAACATTCCACCGATGTATGTTTACGTCAAGTAAGTGCCATCCTAGTACACACTACCACACATTTTTCCTGaatcatgaaaaaaatggaGAACCGGAGTGCACATCAAAAGTAAAAGCcctcaaaaatgaaaaaaaaataaataaataaaatatataaataaataaataaataaataaataaacaataaattaaacaaGCTACCTGCTCAGAGGACCATCCTACAAACCACACACAAATGGCTATTAACGTGGGTGATGTAATATTGTGTGTGGCCACCTGCAACCGGGTAATTCCTCAGAAGGCTTGGAGGCCACTTCAGCCCTTGGGCTTACACTGAACAAGGAATCTGACATTTTAGTGAGGAACCTTGAGTGAGGTTTTCTGATTCTTTGCCACCTTCAACTACTTTATATTTAGTATCCTAGGCTGATTCCAAACAGAGTTTGGTGGCTTTCCTCAACGATCAAccttttgtgttatatttattgaaaagacGTCTAATACAGTTCTTTATTTTTCCCAGGTCTTTCGGTGGCTTTGCAGTTAAATCAGACTTTgagaaaaaatccaaatttctgTCGGAAGAACTGAATGGCCTAAGGTTACCATTTGATGATACATTTGGAGCAGCTGCTGCCTATAATGATCCTCTTACGTTATTTAACAGGCACAATGAAGTGTGGTACAATGCTTTGTAATTTGAAAGATGATTATACATCATTGTTTCCCTATTGACTATTCATAATCCGAAAACAGTTAAAGGGACTCTGTAACCTAAATAATATTCAGGACACTTTATTGAAGCACAAAACGTACACATTTATAAGTGCACCTTTCATAATATGACATTGAGcttcaaatgcaaaaaaaaccatatatcCCTTGAAGTACTCTACATACCAAGTTTCACAGTAATTATGAATTTATGAATTTGGACGTtattatatacggtaatataaattTCTTAGTGTTGTATATTTTCAGTACATACTAATGTAATCACTTTCTCATTGCTTGTTATATTTAGATGGGTCTGATGGTACCACGAAATTGCACAACACAAACAAATCTATTGTAATAAACTTTGTGGAATTTTACTCTGGAATTAATTTTGCCATTTATAATATTTGATGATGTCCTCTATAATCGTATAGTCCTGTTGGCTAGAAAGTATTGGGCATCAAAAGGAATTTTATTGTGGTAGCGATTcaaacgttattattattattatatttcatttatatagcaccaacatttTATGCATCACACCTTACAGTGCATGCATTCAAAGAGTATGATTAGAATGAGAgactaaaataaactaatacatttttttttaaaaggtcacTCCTTGCAAGCTTATAATCTATAGGTGATGAGGTGTATAAAGAAAGGTATAGAGGGGGGATATAAAATCATGATAGATGAATGTCAGAGTTTTATCCGTGGCGCATAAGATGACCTAgatctataaaaatatacaagtgAAGAGCAATAAAGGAGCTTGCCAATTTAAGAAGAGCCAGACTCAAAATTATAGATGAGGAAATGAAGATTTAGTTTTGGGCCATTCTGTAATATAGCCAGGTTTACGAGTTTAGATTTTGGTGACACCCCTCCAAGGTGTTGAATTTAGGCATTTCAGCCATTGCTAACACACCATTGCCAGTTTGTAAAATTTCTGCCTTGGTAGATCTGCcccggtccactgtaagtggTTTTATTGTGAAGTAGAAATGTCTAGTAGCAACAGCTTAGCAACAGAGCAGGGCTGACACGTGCTGAAGAGAATATTGCGTAAAAACTCATACAGGGTCCCAAACTGTCTCTGggagcaacatcagcacaaacgctgtgtgtcaggagcttcataaaatgggtttccatggctgagcagatGCACACAAGCTAAAGATCACTATGTGCAATACCAAGCGTCGGCTGGAGAGGTGTAAAGCACATCACCACTGGACTCCGGATCAGTGGAAGTGTGTTCTCTGCAGTGATCGATCAAACTTCACTAAAtcaatgagtttggtgtgaaagaacttgaccggcctgcacagagccctgacctcaacaccatcaaacacctttgggatgaactagaatggagattgcgagccaggccttctcttccagcatcagtgcctgacctctcAAATACTCTCAAATGACATTCCTGCCAGCAATGTGGTTTACCACGAAGCCCCTAAAAAAACAGTAGCGATTCTATAGGGGAGGGGGCGAGCGGAAAGgtcgcctcccctgggccggtcttcaggggactGCCGAGGCAGCTGCACAATTgtgctctccccaaccagccctgcttatCAGACGCCCCTATGGGCAGTgtgcacccaggcaccatcagcGCTGGTCTGGGGTGGAggtgcccgatgagcagggctggttgggggtATCACAATCCCCCCCCAACCGGCCTAACATTAGTGAGCGAGAGGTCTGTCACCCTGgcactctgcatcaatagccggcgcatagtgggcagtcgtgtgtaagggcagtgtatgcctATATGCGTGTTAGTGGGTAAAGGCAgcgtgtttgtgtatttatggacaggtgtgtgtaaaggcagtgtatgtgtatatatgagtGTAAGCTGGGATGTGTatggacagtgtgtgtgtaagggcagtgcaagtatttgtatgtttgtaagctggtgtgtgtgtatatgtatgtaaaggcagtcatgtgtaaaatacatgtatgtgtatatgcatattaatgggcaggtgtgtgtaagggcagtgtatgtgtatatgcgtgtttatgggcaggtgtgtgtaagggcagtgtatgtgtatatgcgtgtttatgggcagttgtgtgtaagggcagtgtatgcatatatgtgtgttactagacaggtgtgtgtaaaggcaatgtgtatgtgtatatgtgtgttaatcgacaggtgtgtgtaagggcagtgtaaataaaacaaccgctgtaaaaaataaaaatagctgggggcccAATTTTTgccattcttgcctcgggtgcaaaag contains:
- the LOC128483608 gene encoding heme-binding protein 2-like, with product MMGAGALLLLGFVCLCSSAVTAEEEASEAYATPAFCRHYECPKYKTVKQYETFEKRLYEQSRWVTTQLELDFFGLGIYKSFRRLFDYINGQNSEGITIKMAVPVRIYVPLINPSDKNATMSFFVPSTLSTPPQPLRADVYLENIPPMYVYVKSFGGFAVKSDFEKKSKFLSEELNGLRLPFDDTFGAAAAYNDPLTLFNRHNEVWYNAL